In Nicotiana tabacum cultivar K326 chromosome 2, ASM71507v2, whole genome shotgun sequence, the following proteins share a genomic window:
- the LOC107819865 gene encoding indole-3-acetate O-methyltransferase 1 → MAPLGDNKDNVVVSNLKLERMLSMKGGKGEASYVNNSQAQAQHARSMLHLLKDTLDGVQLSSPEIPFVIADLGCSCGSNTIFIIDVIVEHMSKRYEALGQQPPEFSAFFSDLPSNDFNTLFQLLPPLANNGCGSMEECLASNSHRSYFAAGVPGSFYRRLFPARSIDVFYSAFSLHWLSQVPEIVLDKRSAAYNKGKIYIHGANESTANAYRKQFQTDLANFLGSRSKEMKRGGSMFLACLGRTSVDPTDQGGAGLLFGTHFQDAWDDLVQEGLITSDKRDKFNIPVYAPSIQDFKEVVEANGSFVINNLQVFRGGSPLVVNHPDDAAEIGRALANSCRSVSGVLVDAHIGEQLSDELFSRVEIRASSHAKELLQNLQFFHIVASLSLV, encoded by the exons ATGGCTCCCTTAGGAGACAATAAAGACAACGTTGTTGTTTccaacttgaaacttgaaaggaTGCTTAGCATGAAAGGAGGCAAAGGAGAGGCTAGCTATGTTAATAACTCTCAAGCCCAG GCGCAACATGCACGATCAATGCTGCACCTTTTGAAAGACACACTTGACGGAGTCCAGCTAAGCTCACCGGAGATTCCGTTCGTTATTGCCGACTTAGGTTGTTCTTGCGGCAGCAACACCATTTTCATTATCGACGTCATCGTTGAACACATGAGCAAGCGTTACGAAGCATTAGGCCAACAGCCACCTGAATTCTCTGCATTTTTTTCTGATCTTCCTTCCAATGACTTCAACACTTTGTTCCAATTGCTGCCGCCTTTGGCCAATAATGGTTGCGGCAGTATGGAGGAATGCTTAGCTTCCAATAGCCACCGCTCTTACTTTGCCGCCGGAGTTCCGGGTTCATTTTACCGGCGTCTATTTCCGGCCAGATCCATTGACGTTTTCTATTCTGCATTTTCTTTGCACTGGCTCTCTCAG GTGCCAGAAATAGTGTTGGACAAGAGATCAGCAGCTTACAACAAAGGAAAGATATACATACATGGTGCAAATGAGAGCACAGCTAATGCTTACAGAAAACAATTCCAGACTGATTTGGCTAATTTCCTTGGATCAAGGTCTAAGGAAATGAAGAGAGGGGGTTCTATGTTCTTAGCCTGCTTAGGAAGGACTTCTGTGGACCCCACAGACCAAGGTGGGGCCGGACTTCTCTTTGGGACCCATTTTCAAGATGCTTGGGATGATCTTGTCCAAGAG GGCCTAATTACTAGTGATAAGAGGGACAAGTTCAACATTCCAGTGTATGCACCCAGCATTCAAGATTTCAAAGAAGTGGTGGAAGCCAACGGCTCATTCGTCATTAACAATCTTCAAGTTTTCAGGGGAGGAAGCCCTTTGGTCGTCAACCATCCCGATGATGCTGCGGAAATCGGACGAGCACTCGCCAACAGCTGCAGAAGCGTTAGCGGTGTGCTCGTCGACGCCCATATTGGCGAACAGCTCAGTGACGAGCTGTTCTCCCGAGTGGAGATTCGAGCCTCGAGCCATGCGAAAGAGCTTCTTCAAAATCTTCAGTTTTTTCACATAGTTGCTTCCCTTTCTCTTGTGTAG